A stretch of the Staphylococcus sp. NRL 16/872 genome encodes the following:
- a CDS encoding Na+/H+ antiporter subunit E, translating to MAIQITLNFLLAFIWLFLSGSYTLNNLLLGFLLGLGIVYLFNKALPGKFYLIRVYKIIKLIVVFLIELIKANIDVLKIVLRPKLQNQPGFFTYHTDLKTDWQIVLLSNLITLTPGTVVLGISDDRTKIYIHAIDFSTKEEEVEGIKSSLEKVVREVGED from the coding sequence ATGGCCATTCAAATTACATTAAATTTTCTTTTAGCATTCATTTGGTTATTTCTAAGTGGAAGTTACACATTAAATAATCTATTACTAGGCTTTTTACTCGGTTTAGGAATTGTTTACTTATTTAATAAAGCGTTACCTGGCAAATTTTATTTAATTAGAGTTTATAAAATTATCAAGCTTATTGTTGTCTTTCTCATAGAATTAATTAAAGCTAATATTGATGTATTAAAGATTGTGTTACGACCTAAACTACAAAATCAACCTGGCTTTTTTACTTATCACACTGATTTAAAGACAGATTGGCAAATTGTGCTATTATCTAATTTAATCACACTTACGCCAGGAACAGTCGTATTAGGAATCAGCGACGATAGAACTAAGATTTACATCCATGCGATTGATTTTAGTACGAAAGAAGAAGAGGTTGAAGGAATTAAATCATCCCTTGAAAAAGTGGTTAGAGAGGTGGGCG